One Bacteroidota bacterium genomic window, TTCAATAATAATGAACCGAAAGAAATGGTTGCCCAAACCGGCCAAAATGTTCTGCTTGATACATTGCCGGATGGTTCTGTTATTACATTAAATAAAAGATCAACTATTACTTATCCTTCTAAATTCAAAGGCGATACAAGGGCAATTGCTTTAAAGGGTGAAGCCTTCTTTAATGTAGCACCGGATAAGAAAAAACCTTTTATCATTTCAGTAAATGATGTGCAGGTAACAGTAGTAGGAACTTCTTTTAATATAAAAAGTGAAAATGGTAATACAGAGATCGTAGTAGAAACAGGTATTGTACGGGTAGCAAGATCCGGTAAGACTGTAGAATTAATTGCTGGAGAAAAAATAGTGATGACCGCAACCGATAGCATTACCAACAAAGAAACAGTAAGTGATAAGCTTTACAACTATTACCGCAGCAAAGAATTTGTTTGTGATGGCACTCCTTTATGGAAACTGGTACAGGTGTTGAATGAAGCCTATGATGCAAAGATCAGCATTGGCAGAAAGGAATTAAGAGATATGCAGCTGACAACAACTTTTAATAATGAGTCCCTTGAAAAAGTATTGGAAATAATACATCTCACTCTTGATATAACAGTTATCAAAAAAGAAGACGGACAGATCATTTTACAATAACCCCGATTACAGTTCATGAAATTCAGTACAATTTTTACTTTTATCATTTTTCTTTTTTTTATAAATGCTGCAGTTAATGGCCAGGCTATTCTGCAGAAAAACATTTCACTGGATGTAAACAAGCAGCGTTTGGATAATGTGCTTGAAATTTTGAGCAACAAAGGAGATTTCTATTTCTCGTATAATTCCAGCATCATTAAAAAAGACAGCCTTATTAGTTTGAGAGCATCAAACAAAACAGTAAAAGAAATATTGTCGCAACTGTTTAATACTAGTTATGAGTTTAAAGAAAGCGGCAACTATATCATCATTCGGAAAGCACCAATAAGAATGACTTTGGTAACACAAAAAGGTGTAACAGAAGAAAAAATTTATTCAGTAAGTGGTTATGTGTATGATGAACAATCCGGCATTGCGATCAACGAAGCCAGTATTTATGAGAAAACAATACTTGCTTCGGCCATGACCAACACCGAAGGCTTTTTTAAAATAAAACTGAAAAGCAGTAAAACGAGTATGGTTGAGTTAACAGTAAGCAAAGAATTTTACGAAGACACAACAATAAAAATTCAACCCCGCTATAACCAGCAGCTTTCTATTACAATGGTCCCTATTGAAATTGAAGGAAACAATGAAGTGATAACACCTGAAGATTACCGGACCCCTGATTCGTTGAAAGTAATTATAGATACAACGACAATTGTTAATCCGCCAGTTATTGCTGATTCAATCAAAGTACAGCAGACAGGTATAGGAAAATTCTTTCTTTCAGGTAAACAAAAAATACAAAGCCTCAACTTAAAAAAGTTTTTTACCACCCGTCCTTTCCAGGTTTCAGTTGTTCCGGGATTGAGTACTCATGGTCATTTATCTTCACAGGTGATCAATAATTTTTCTTTGAACATATTTGGTGGCTACACTGCCGGAACTAACGGACTTGAACTAGGTGGTTTGTTTAATATTGATAAAAAAGATGTGAAGTACCTGCAGGCTGCGGGTTTATTTAATTCAGTCGGCGGAGAAGTAAACGGTTTACAGCTTGCCGGTATCAATAACCTGGTGCAGGATAATGTGAAAGGCCTGCAGGCTGCAGGTATCAATAATTTTGTGACAGGAAAAATGATCGGCTTACAAATTGGCGGAATATATAATCATGTTTCAGATAGCGTAAAAGGTGTCCAGGTCGGCGGTGTTGGAAATTTTTCAAAGGAAAAAGTAAGTGGAGTGCAGATAGCTGGGGTGGCTAATATAAGTAATAGAGAAATGGACGGAGTGCAAATTGCAGGTGTTATTAATTATGCAAAAAAATTAAGAGGCGTGCAGATAGGACTTATCAATATCGCAGATACTTCAGAAGGATACAGTATCGGATTGATCAATATTATTCTCAAAGGATATCATAAACTCAGTTTTTCTGCTAATGAAATACAAAATGTGAATGCTTCGTTTAAAACCGGGAATTCAAAGTTGTACAGTATCCTCCAGGCAGGTGTGAATCTCAGTGACAGTGATAAAGTTTATTCTTTTGGTTATGGTTTGGGCAGTGAATTGTCATTAAATAAGAAGAAAACATTGTCCATTAATCCTGAACTAAGTTGCCAATATCTCTATCTCGGTTCATGGGATTATCTCAATCTTTTAAACAGGTTCAATCTCAACTTTAATGTTAAGCTTGGGAAATATGTTTCTTTATTTGCCGGTCCTTCATATTCGGTGTATGTCACTGACCAGAACGGTAGTTTCAGCGGTTATCTTAACCCCATTCCTCCTTCGGGTTATAACACCACAAAATTCAGCAATAAGGTAACGGGCTGGTTTGGATGGAATGCCGGAATTAATTTCTTCTAAAAAAATGTTAACGCATAGGGGTAGGCCTTTCTTTAGTTGTTATACTATCAAACAATTAATCAAAACCACTAAAGAAAAAGAAAATGAAGTTTGTTTTCGGGTTCGCCTTATCCTTATTATTCATTTCAGCACAGGCTCAGTATTCACAACAATTCCGTGGTACTATAACAGACCAGGTGCTGCAACAGCCGCTTAGCGGGGCAACTGTTACTATCAGTCCACTTGGTAAATCAGTTATCACTGACGATGCCGGCGTTTTTCGTTTTAGTAATATTCCAGTTGGCACATATCGCCTCAGTATTTCTTATACCGGATTTAAAGAAGGAGTATTGGAAAATATTGCTGTTAACTCCGGAAAAGAAACAGTTATTAATGTCTCATTGGAAGCCATCATCCATACAGAAACAGACGTAATTATAAAAGCCGGTAGCAAGAAAAATAAGCCACTTAATGATATGAGTGCAGTAAGTGCAAGAGCATTTACTGTGGAAGAAACTCAAAAGTATGCAGCTGCAGTTAATGACCCGTTACGTATGGCTACAGGTTTTGCAGGTGTGTTTGCAGCAGATGATGGAAACAACAGTATTGTTATCCGTGGCAATTCGCCAACTGGCTTATTGTGGCGCATGGAAGGAATGGATATTCCCAACCCAAATCATTTTGCTACTCCCGGTAACAGTGGCGGTGGCATTTCAGTATTAAGTTCCCAGTTACTTTCAAATTCAGATTTTATTACTGCTGCTTTTGCAGCAGAATATGGTAATGCTTTAAGCGGCGTGTTTGATCTCAGGTTGAGAAAAGGTAATAATGAAAAAAGAGAATATACATTGCAGGCAGGAGTACTTGGGTTAAATGTCGCACTGGAAGGGCCGTTCTCAAAAAAATACAAAGGTTCTTATCTTATTAACTATCGGTATTCCACATTGTCATTACTTTCTAAAACTGGCGTTATACCCGATGATGGAGCAACTAATTTCCAGGATCTGTCTTACAATTTTTATTTACCAACCAATAAGCTTGGCACATTCACATTTTTTGGTTTTGGCGGTAAAAGTGACCAGAAATTTAACGCTGATGCAGATTCATTAAAATGGGAAAGTAAAAGCGACAGGTATTCCTATACATTTTTATCCAATACCGGTATGACCGGAATAACACATACCATTCTTGCCGGAAATAAATTAAATATTAAATCAGGTATAGGAATTTCGCAAACTAAAGTCGGGTATGATGAACATTATACAGAAGATGATTATACATTATCCGCCACATACTTTGATAAGTATAAAACCAATAAACTAATTTTTAATTCAACGCTTAATTATAAATTCAGTAACCGGCTGAACCTGCGTACAGGTGTCATTGCAGATATGATCAAATATAATTTTTACCGGCTTTCAAGCGAACATGAAGGTGACCCATTGGAGGAGGTGCTCAATTCTTCCGGTAAAACATCCACACAGCAAGCATTTGCACAATGGCAATATAAGCCATCAAATAACCTAACGTTGAATGCTGGTATGCATTATTTCCGCCTTGTTCATAATAATACTTCATCTGTTGAGCCACGTTTTTCTGCTAAATGGAATATTAATAACAAGAGCAGTATTGCAATGGGATACGGCTTGCATAGCCAGATGCAAACATTGAGTGTTTATTTTGCTGAGCAAAAATTACCAGATGGCACTATTTTGATGCCTAACAAAAACCTGGATCTGACGAAGTCACATCATTATGTTCTTTCTTACAGCCACAGGTTAGGTAAAAATTTACTAGCCAAAGCAGAACTGTATTATCAGCAATTATTCAATGTTCCTGTTAGCATATATGATAGCAGCTCTTTATCAACATTGAATATCCTGAATGAATACATAATTGAGCCAATGGAAAATGCAGGGAAGGGTAAAAATTATGGTATAGAAATTTCATTGGAACGTTACCTAAAAGACAATTTCTATCTCACCTTGAGCAATTCTATCTATCAATCGAAGTATACTGCAAAAGATGGAGTGGAAAGAAATACCCGGTTCAATGGTAATTATCTTGTCACGTTGATCACCGGTAAAGAATTTATAAGCGAGAGAAAACCAAAAACTTTTGGCGTTAACCTGAAAACGATCTATGCAGGTGGGCTTCGCACTACGCCAATTGACTTTGATGCATCACAACAACTGGGCTATACAGTGTTTAAAGAAAAAGAAGCTTACAGTTTACAAAACACTGCTTATTTCCGGGCAGATATCGGGATCAGTATGAAATGGAACAGGAAAAATTTCACCAGCACTTTATCATTGGATATACAGAATGTCACAAACAGGTTAAATGTGTTTGGCCAATGGTATGATGATGAGAAAAATAAAATTGTTACAAGTTATCAAACGGGTTTAATCCCCATCCTGAATTATAAAATAGAATTTTAAAATTATCAAACCAGAAATCGAATAAAAATGAAAAAAGTAATTATTATGTTAGCAGCCGCCGCAGCTCTATTAACAGCAACATCCTGTAGAAAAGTAGTAGGAGAGGGGCCACTACAAACCGAAACCCGTAACATCACAGATTTTTCAGGAGTATCAGCAAGTATCGGGGGAAAGATCTATTACAAAATTGATCCAGTTTATAAAGTAGAAATAACAGCACAACGAAACATACTCGATGTAATACAAACCACCAAAATTAACGGTCACATAATATTAAAAGTGAAAGATGGTGTACGTATAAAATCAAATGAAGATATTACTGTCAATATCAGTGGACCATCAGCAGACTATTTTCATCTGAGTGGCTCGGGTGATCTGATGGTAGCAGGAAATGTAAATACAGTAAACCTGGATATGGGCATAAGCGGTTCAGGAAATATTATTGTATCATCAATATCTGTAACAGATAAGATAAATGCCAATATCAGTGGTTCTGGTAATATAATCGTACAAGCAGGTACAGCGAAGAATGAAGACTTAAAGATCAGTGGCTCTGGTGAATTATTTATAGCCGGTGTAACTGCTGAAAAAGCGACAACAACTATCAGTGGCTCTGGTGATATGCAGGTAAATTTATCTCAAACACTTGATGCAACAATTAGTGGAAGTGGTTCAGTTTATTATCGTGGGCAACCGTTGATCAGCACTCATATTTCAGGTTCGGGAACTGTGAGGCCGTTATAAGATGGTGGCCATATTTGCAAAATAAGGGCACTGGAAATAATAACTACACAGGATTCTTCATTTCCAGGATCCTGTATTTATAAGCGTTGCCCCCAGGTATAAGTGGCCATTGTTTCTTTTCTGAATAAACAGCAATGAAAGAGGCGCCATAATACAAAATAAAGGACGAATAAAAAACGAATAGCAATACCAAAACAAATGAACCAGCAGCGCCATACAGATTACCGATATTACTGCTGACAAGTAAAAACCGTAGCAATAATTTTCCGGCAATAAATAAGATACCCGTCAGTAATCCGCCAACAAGAGATGCTTTCCAGGTAGGTCTTCCATTTGCCAGGAAGCGGAATAAAAGAATAAACCAGGCTGCTACAATGATCACACTTGCTATTTGCTGTACAGCGCTTTTAAAATAAATTCTGCCCCAATGCCATATTTCATCAATATAATTACCAGCTATTACCTCAAGGCTCTCCAGAAAGAGGTCAGCAAAAAATAAAATCCCGGTCAACAATATAACAGCAAATGATTTTGCCCTGGCACTTAATTCAAAAAGAAGTCCCGGATGTTCTTTCACACTAATTTTCCAGAGTTGATTCAGGGAATTTTTGATTTCAGTAAACAAGGTGGTGGCTACAAAAACAAGAAAGAGAAATCCTAATACGATCACATACCAACTGTCACTGAAGCCACTAATACTCC contains:
- a CDS encoding DUF2807 domain-containing protein, with the translated sequence MKKVIIMLAAAAALLTATSCRKVVGEGPLQTETRNITDFSGVSASIGGKIYYKIDPVYKVEITAQRNILDVIQTTKINGHIILKVKDGVRIKSNEDITVNISGPSADYFHLSGSGDLMVAGNVNTVNLDMGISGSGNIIVSSISVTDKINANISGSGNIIVQAGTAKNEDLKISGSGELFIAGVTAEKATTTISGSGDMQVNLSQTLDATISGSGSVYYRGQPLISTHISGSGTVRPL
- a CDS encoding TonB-dependent receptor, producing MKFVFGFALSLLFISAQAQYSQQFRGTITDQVLQQPLSGATVTISPLGKSVITDDAGVFRFSNIPVGTYRLSISYTGFKEGVLENIAVNSGKETVINVSLEAIIHTETDVIIKAGSKKNKPLNDMSAVSARAFTVEETQKYAAAVNDPLRMATGFAGVFAADDGNNSIVIRGNSPTGLLWRMEGMDIPNPNHFATPGNSGGGISVLSSQLLSNSDFITAAFAAEYGNALSGVFDLRLRKGNNEKREYTLQAGVLGLNVALEGPFSKKYKGSYLINYRYSTLSLLSKTGVIPDDGATNFQDLSYNFYLPTNKLGTFTFFGFGGKSDQKFNADADSLKWESKSDRYSYTFLSNTGMTGITHTILAGNKLNIKSGIGISQTKVGYDEHYTEDDYTLSATYFDKYKTNKLIFNSTLNYKFSNRLNLRTGVIADMIKYNFYRLSSEHEGDPLEEVLNSSGKTSTQQAFAQWQYKPSNNLTLNAGMHYFRLVHNNTSSVEPRFSAKWNINNKSSIAMGYGLHSQMQTLSVYFAEQKLPDGTILMPNKNLDLTKSHHYVLSYSHRLGKNLLAKAELYYQQLFNVPVSIYDSSSLSTLNILNEYIIEPMENAGKGKNYGIEISLERYLKDNFYLTLSNSIYQSKYTAKDGVERNTRFNGNYLVTLITGKEFISERKPKTFGVNLKTIYAGGLRTTPIDFDASQQLGYTVFKEKEAYSLQNTAYFRADIGISMKWNRKNFTSTLSLDIQNVTNRLNVFGQWYDDEKNKIVTSYQTGLIPILNYKIEF
- a CDS encoding YihY/virulence factor BrkB family protein — its product is MTENKTKGNELSLLFISLRHSFALLGKNDPMRMAGATAFFTTFALPPIVFILSQLFGLFIGRGNVRRGLIENISNTLGKEGAEQVRQVVWSISGFSDSWYVIVLGFLFLVFVATTLFTEIKNSLNQLWKISVKEHPGLLFELSARAKSFAVILLTGILFFADLFLESLEVIAGNYIDEIWHWGRIYFKSAVQQIASVIIVAAWFILLFRFLANGRPTWKASLVGGLLTGILFIAGKLLLRFLLVSSNIGNLYGAAGSFVLVLLFVFYSSFILYYGASFIAVYSEKKQWPLIPGGNAYKYRILEMKNPV
- a CDS encoding DUF4974 domain-containing protein, whose amino-acid sequence is MKYLLGEASPEEEQAVMEWMNANSSNKEYYNQFKKIWDSSKELAAGSTVDVNKAWERFQMRVADKNESPKVISRKRFSWMRIAASVILIAGLGVAAYFMFNNNEPKEMVAQTGQNVLLDTLPDGSVITLNKRSTITYPSKFKGDTRAIALKGEAFFNVAPDKKKPFIISVNDVQVTVVGTSFNIKSENGNTEIVVETGIVRVARSGKTVELIAGEKIVMTATDSITNKETVSDKLYNYYRSKEFVCDGTPLWKLVQVLNEAYDAKISIGRKELRDMQLTTTFNNESLEKVLEIIHLTLDITVIKKEDGQIILQ